The genomic interval CGAATCGGTCTTGTAGTTAATGACATGGTCGGCgccgagcttcttcagcttctcggcTTTTTGCGCGGACGAAGTGGTGGCAATCACGGTCGCACCGGCAGCTTTGGCGAACTTTGAAAATGACAGTTAGTATCATTCGGTCCGGTCAAAAAGTTTTTGACATACTTGCAAACCGAACATGCTCACACCGCCAGTCCCCTGCACCAGCACAACCTGGCCCGGCTTCAGCGGCTTGAGACCATACAATGCATTCCAGCTGGTCAAAGCCGCGCAGGTAAGGGTACTGTTTTCGATTGCATTGAGGTTCGCAGGGGCCTTGACAAGGCCCAGTTCGTTGAATACTCCATACTCGCGCAGTGTGCCGTCGATCATACCACCGAGGCCGGTTTTCGTGGCTGGGGAATCAATATCACCATACTGGTGGCCCTGGTTGAAGAGCGTGGCCACCTTGTCGCCTTTCTGGAACTCGGTAACCTTGGAGCCGACTTCGGTCACTACGCCGGCGCCATCGGAACCGGGGACGACAGGTAAATCGATAGGGAAGGGATACATGCCCTATGCGACGGAGCCGTCAGTCCTGGGCGATGCGTCATACCATTTACGGGGAGTCGCATACCTTCGGAATGATCAAGTCGCGGTAATTTAGCGACGCGGCTTCCAACTTGACAAGCACCTCATTGTCCCCGACTTTGGGGATAGGAGCACTCTGTTGAAAGGCGAGGCCATCAAAGCCGTTCTCTTTGTTTTGCACAATCCATTGCTTCATTGTGGGAGCCATTTTGGAAGCAGAAAGGTCTAGATCTTGGCAACATCCACTGAGCGGGATGAGGGGATTATATACTTCCTTGTTGCCGGATGATGCGGATAGTGGATCATGACGGCACGATTACCAAGTGATCGCCCAAAGAAGTCGCCGATCATAAGTTTTGTTCATCCGACCGGACACTTTTCAGACTTTTTGAAATTTAGAGATCATACGACAGTTATTTTGTTGGGAGAGTCTTTGTGGGCTGTGATAAGGCAACTCGAACGAGCACGACATCcttccaaaaaaaaaagaagaaaccacAACACTAGAAACAGCCGTAGAACCGTGTATATCTATTTGATCAATATCTGATCATGCGCAGTAATATGGAGGAAAGTGATGCTTCTTATACGTAACTGCAGAACTGGATACTCCGCTGGGGGGTCTGTCAATTGTGTAATTTGGGGCTAGTATCACTCACTTTTCTGATTCGAGTATGGCGCAAGATTACCTTACTAGGGCCCTGGTCTGAtcatcaagaaggagggggaggggTAGAAGACAACAACAAAGCAACTGACATTTCCTTTTACCAACATATACCCTCCTTGTAATTTTGTGAATTTATCAAACCACTATACTATTGACGATGTCTCTCGGACGCACTTTTAAGCTTAACTCCGGACACGAGATCCCCGCCGTCGGTCTCGGGACCTGGGTAAGCTTCTCTTCCTAGGGTAGCGAAATGAAAAACTCAACTATTATTCTTCAATGACAGCTCTCGAAGCCGCACGAAGTCGAGAATGCGGTTGAGACTGCCCTCCGCTTGGGGTACCGTCACATCGACGCGGCTGCGTGTTACCTCAATGAGAACGAAGTCGGGAAtgggtggaagaagtcggGGGTGCCACGCGATCAGATATTTGTGGGGAAAGCACAGCTCTTAAAAAAAATATCAGGTCTAACTTCGGACATATAGATCACCAGCAAGCTGTGGAAcactcaccaccacccggaCCACGTTGAGGAAGCCCTCAACAAGACCCTCACGGATTTACAGACTGATTATTTGGATCTGTATCTGGTATGATCGCCTTTAAATATTTGATGCCACTTGGTTAACCTTTGCCATGTGTAGATTCACTGGCCGGTGGCTTTTGAACACACCAACGACACCCTCACCCCGATAGACCCGGCTACTCAGCGATTCCGCCTGGGCAAGACCAATATCGCCGACACCTGGGCGATTTTTGAGAAGCTGGTACATGCTGGCAAGATTCGAAGTATCGGAATCAGCAATTTCACCGCCGAGGCGACCCAGAATTTGCTCAAGACCGCCAAGATCCCGCCTGCGGTTAACCAGATCGAGGCACATCCGTACTTGCTTCAGCCCGTACTGGTCGACTTCCTCAAGAAAAACGTACATATCTACAGTCAAATCGCTGGATTTTGCTTACTGACTGGATCATCTTGCAGAACATCCTCCCCGTGGCATATAGCCCGCTCGGAAACAACATTTACAATCTACCACGGTGAGCTGTCATAGCCACCCTTCACCGAAGAATCGATCACTGATGTTCAATACTGCTTAGTGTCGTCGACGACCCACTAGTGGTGGATATTgccaagaagctgaacaAGGACCCTGCGCAGGTGCTGATCTCGTGGGCCGTCCAGCGAGGCTCGGCGGTGCTGCCGAAGAGCGTCACGTCTTCGCGCATTGAGAGTAACTTCCAAGGTATTTGTGAAATTAATGTGTCAGTTTTTGCGGTACTAATGCCTGCTATAGATTTCGTCATTCCCGACGCTGAGTTTGAGGCCATCAACAAGTTGGACAGGAATGAACGCTACAACTACCCTTTCCGCTGGGGGGTTGACCTCTTTGGTGAATTGggagctgctgaagctgaGAGACGCGCTGAGGAGCATGCTGTTAAGCTTAGGAAGAGTGATTAAAATGGTCCGGGGGGGGGAGACTATTTCGCAGTCGTCCTTGAAGCAGGCTATACATATTATTCCATCAACAACATAGTAATGTTAGGCCGACTGAAATAACACCCGTCAATTACGTTGGTTCAGCAATGAATTAAGCGTTTCGAGCAGGCGTTCCCTATATTAAACATAATTCAAGATAGCGGGTGTGAGTAGACTGCGCAGGATGATAATGACCCGGATCTTTACAGTGTCTGGTACTTCCTGTTCTATCAGTAGATCTAACCTGTTATTCAAATCGCTGCCTTGTATGCATATTGAACGCTTTGTAAATATCCCGGCCAATATTTATGCGTAGTTCTACTCACCCGTCTGAGTGGAAGGCCGCATTCCTTTGGACCCACCCACCCCGCAAGGACCCGAGTCCAATGGAATCCACTTGATTTGGTCAAGTATTCTCTCGCCGTTATCTCACTGACATAccgaccaccatctccatttcATCCTCCAACATCATCAGGGACCATACTTTCACCTTGTCCGAGATTGACATGAGTCTATCAACTAATGGCTCCAAGCGAGTGCGCTCGCGGAGGGCATGCGTACCTTGCTCAACGCGTAAGCGAAAATGCGATGGAGCTCTCCCATGCAGTGCCTGCACAGGATATGGATATGAATGCAGATACAGGCAGGATTCTAATAGAAAACGTCCGAAACCACATCCACCCTTATCCCATGGTCTAAGCATGGATAGTCCTGGTGTTGGTGGACAGCCGACGAGACTGACCACGTCCTCTGACACCGAACGTCTGGGCCAGGCGGAACAAGTCACGGAGAGTGACAATGGACTCCTGGTGGTATCATCCTCTAGATATCTGGGGCGCCACTCCGCAGAAGCATTTCCAAGATTCCTGGGTCTACAATTTCAAGCCCAAGTCCTTCCACGACTCCAACCATTTGCTTGGAACTTAGAGGTCAGAGAAATGGCCCCCTGCAAAGTTAAAGGGGCCATCTGTTCCTTGATTACTTTGGAAGCAACGCAGAAGCAACTgagatctttttttctcaGTGACTTCCCAGCTTGCGGGTTTCTTGATCTACATATCCTTCTCGCACGCTGTGAGAAACATTGGCTTGGCCATGACCAAGGCCTGCCATTTGAAGCATTGATCGGTGGAGTTATTGGTCTAGCTTCTGTGCTCGATAATGCCATTAACATTCGGCAAGAAGCCGACATCATTCAACATGCAGAAAATATATTGAATGATCCGGTAATCTTGTCCGAACCTCGTGTCGAAGTTTTGGCGGCCATAGTCTTGCGTGGCCTCTATCTGCGTGCTACAACTACCCCTCATGTCACTTGGCTCTTGAATTGCACTGCGATGCACATGGCCGAATCACTTGGACTTCACAAGGACTATGAGTCAAATGTCGGAAAATATCACGACCCGGCCAACCAATGGGACAATGATGCTATATCGTGCATGTTTTGGATCATTTGTTCTGGGAATCGCCTAGTGTCTCATGAGCTTGGTCGAAGTCCTGTGGTCCTGCACGGGGTCACAAGAAAATTCCCCTTTTCATCCTCAGATACAAGCGGGGCTGCGATCCTGTGTCGGCTCAGTTGCCTGTTACCAGTAAAAGAGGTCTCCGACGAAGACCAGGAGCGCTCTAAGCAGTCGCTAGATATCATAGCAAAAACGGCAGGGGGTCACCCGTTCCTAAAGCTGATCGCTGCAGATGTGTGTTTTTGCCTTTATCGACGGATTCATGTCGGCAATCACAGAATCACAAAAGAGCAATGCCAGCAAGTGGTTCTGATAGGCAGAGCAGCCGTAAGAGCTGCTAGTCAGCTTTTACATAAAGAGAGGCCGTGGTGGAACATGCTCGGCACGCTCTTCCAATTCTGTTGCGTTTTAATTTCAATGGACTCTTTGGACAGTCTCGCCGACCTGCGATATGCCATGAAAACAATCAACCTGATCCATGATCGCTACCCTGGGGAGAAGAAAGCACAAGCACTTTCTACTCTAAGGGCTTTAATTACGGCTTcgaagcaaagaaagcaaacGCAGATAGCATATCTGTCAGCCGTCGAAGAGCCCGAAGAAGCATGTGTCAACATGCAGGATGATTTTTCGCTGTCCCCTACGGACCTCACGTTTCCGGAACTCCCATTCGATATTACTAGTTGGGGCATGGAGGATCTTGATTGGATGTCAGTTGAAGCACCGCTAGGTCTATGAGAAAGGGGGCAACAGAATCTTTGaatgaaaataaaaagaaTAGAGTGTTAGGATCCGCCATGATGACACCACAAATCTAAGCCCATTGATGAAAGGATACCTGGCTCATAATATTAGCGGGTGATGCGGGCCGCGCGGCAATTCCCGGGGAAAATTGATTGCTCACATAGTAAGGTTTGGTTTGGGGAGCATTGCCACCCCCTTGACTCGGTTTGATGCAAAATTGAAGTCGCGATTCTATAGAGATATATAATAAGCCTCCTAGTGCTGTCCTTTTTCATGCTCGCTCCAAGAACCACTCACATTCTATTCAGCACAATCACACTTTAAGCAGATTTACAAGTCAAAGCCCACGATTTAATTCAAAATGAACAGGCTAGGGCTCCTGCATCCTTCAGAGCTTGGATCCGAATCTAAAGCTTTGTACGATGTCTTTCTTGACTACACGACCAGCCGTTATGGCAAGCCGTAGGCTACCCCTGTTACTGCCCCCACATGTTCTACTTTTCTAATACTTGATTAGCAAAACTCCGTACATCTTGGACGATGGTCGCTTTGTGGGTCCATTTGCTGTCCAATTGCATACCCCTGCAGTTGGTCATCATTTCTTAGGAATGGCCAAAGCTCTGCGTCAGCTTCCTGGGCTAAGTGATCTCAATCGCGAGATTGCAACTATTGTGGTTGGAGCCAGATTTGATGCGGCATATGAACTAGTTGCTCACAAAGACCTGGGGCAGAAATACGGATTGACTGAGAACGAGTATCTGGACATTTTGAATGGCAAGAAGCCAGAGACGTTAACAGAGGATGGGAAGGCCGTTTTTGACGTGGCATATGAGCTTGCCTCTGGTTCTGGGCCAATGGCACAGGAAACGTGGGAAAATGCAGTCAGATTGATTGGCAAGGACGCTGCCACGGCTGTCGTTCACTATGTCGGGTTTTATAGCTATGTCAGTATCATCTTGCGAGGATTTGATGTCAAGGTGCCGGAAGCGCCTAGCGTCGAATAGAGTATCTCATGGAGGTGTTTTTCAGAATTTGTGGCTTATTACCGTCATGTATGCTCCGACTTGGCTCTCTTAAGGTGGGTGGAATAACATAACCTGCTTCTATTGAATCCGTTTGTTTCGTGCGGCTCTgaatgttgttgttgttgttggtttttttttttttttttttttttttttttttttttcaaaaagagaaaagcaaaaTAAATTGTTCGTGATTAGGACTCGAGCATACTTTATAATTAATTACAGAGATACTCCACAGTCTATGACAATATTTTGCCCAGTAAGGCTTTTGCTCAAAATCATGGTTTTGATGAGATCTGCGACGTCCTCGGCGGTGGTCAACCTTTTCAGAGCACCTTTCTCAGTTACAGCATTCACAGTCGCCTCTGAAAACTGTTGTCCCCATTCAGTCATCATCAATCCCGGACTGACAGAATTGCATTGAATCTTTGGTCCGCATACAGCAGCCAGACACTTTAGTAAATGAATTTGCGCAGCTTTCGTCACAGAGTAAGGAATTGAACTGCCGGAAGGAATAACTCCTGCAAGACTGGCGATCGAAACGAAGGTGCCTCCGTCTTCATTCATGTCCATGTAACGCTTGGATGCGTGAAGTAACCACAGGTGTGCCTTAACATTGACTGCGAAACATTTGTCTCAGTCTGCTTCGTCGATATTTTGCTCGAGATCGTAGAAATTGACGATTTTGGTCCAGCCCGCGTTGCTAATCACAACGTCTAGTCTTCCCATCACTTGAAAGGTTTCTTCGACAAGCTTTTGGACGTCTGATCTTTTTGAAACATCGGCTTGTATGGTATGGAACCGTGGTTCtgtcgaagacgaggtcTCCGGCAACGCGGCCATACATTCTCGTACGACTGCCTCTGCCTTGTCTGGATGGGAAAAATAATTGACAACAACTCGATAGTCCTTCGCAAGGGctttgacgatgatggcaccaaGTCCAGCCGAAGAAGCGGAGATGAGGGCTACTTTCGAAGGCATATTTGGCAATTTGAATCTACTAGACTGCTCACTAACTGTGAGATGCAGTTATTTGTATCCATAGACACTCCGTTCTATAGCTCCAAGTGCACTGCAACTCGATAACATCTCGAATGGCGTAACTACCACACTCAAGCGTACCGCGCGGCCCGGGCGGCTTTATTCCCCGCTCGGGCCGCGCGCATCGCGTGCAGTTAACGCACAGACTACATTCGCATTGTATACCCACAGTTTGCGGATCTAGTCCACTCTAGAAGCATGCATAGAGAATCAAGACACTAGCTAGCTACCCCGTGGGGAAACACTGGGTTgtaaaaaagaaaaagagtcAATTCCCTAGGCCTCACTCCTCCTTGTCTTTTAATCCGGCCTCAAAATACGCGGACATAAACAAGTTCTCATCCCGTCATCAATCTTGTGTTTCTAATTACGCATTATTCATTTGCCAAAAAACCATGAACGAGATGTCGATACCAGACGATTCCTCCATCAAGACCAACCAAGTAGAGCATATTGAAGCATCTGCCGCAAACCACACCCATTCTGAAATCGATCCTACCGACGAGAAACGCATCACGAGGAAATTTGACTTGCACATTATTCCCTGGTTATTCTTCATGTGGTAACAATTCTCCATGCGTAAACCCCCGGAGGGTTGTGCGTATAGTCTGTCTGACATTTATCTGAGGTTCTTTGGTTCCCTTGATAGAGCAAATATCGGCAATGCGAAAATTGCTGGTCTTGCTTCAGACCTCGAATTAAATGGAACCAGGTTTAACGTCGTTTTGCTCGTATTTTACATTCCATATATCCTGGTCGACATCCCATCAAATTGGGTTATCAAACACTTCAAAGCTGGATACTATCTTGCTTTCTTGATTACTAGCTGGGTGAGTCCCTGATATTTCATTCCTTTTAATTCGGGGCTAACCTTCTGATAGGGCTTGGTATGTACTTTCACCGGCTTTGTCCAATCCTATGGTGGCCTTATCGCCAGCCGCATGTTCCTGGGTATGTGCGAAGGCGGCCTCGTTGGGGGCATGCTGGTGTATCTAGCCTTGTTCTACAGACGGCATCAACTTCTTTACCGAATTGGCATGTTTGCCTGTGCAGCACCGCTCGCAGTAGCATTCGGCGGATTGCTAGCTACAGGGCTTTCCAAAATCAGGCAAGCCAGTTACAATGGTATTGGTTTTTTTGATCGGTCTTCAAGGGTATCATTAACTCTGTCATCACAGGCTGGCCGTGGATATTTTTCATCGAAGGAGCTATAACAGTCTGCTTGGGGGTCCTATCAttgttctttcttccgcACACACCTGGTCAAGCAAAGTTTCTAAGCCAAGTTGAACGAACAATTGCCTGCCGCCGCATGAAGCTTGGCGCACACGGCGCTATagccgaggatgatgccggGGACGAACACTTTAACTGGCATTGGGTTCGGATAGCATCGAAGAGCCCCAACACCATCATTTGCTCTTTGG from Penicillium psychrofluorescens genome assembly, chromosome: 5 carries:
- a CDS encoding uncharacterized protein (ID:PFLUO_007986-T1.cds;~source:funannotate), translated to MSLGRTFKLNSGHEIPAVGLGTWLSKPHEVENAVETALRLGYRHIDAAACYLNENEVGNGWKKSGVPRDQIFITSKLWNTHHHPDHVEEALNKTLTDLQTDYLDLYLIHWPVAFEHTNDTLTPIDPATQRFRLGKTNIADTWAIFEKLVHAGKIRSIGISNFTAEATQNLLKTAKIPPAVNQIEAHPYLLQPVLVDFLKKNNILPVAYSPLGNNIYNLPRVVDDPLVVDIAKKLNKDPAQVLISWAVQRGSAVLPKSVTSSRIESNFQDFVIPDAEFEAINKLDRNERYNYPFRWGVDLFGELGAAEAERRAEEHAVKLRKSD
- a CDS encoding uncharacterized protein (ID:PFLUO_007987-T1.cds;~source:funannotate), producing the protein MDSLDSLADLRYAMKTINLIHDRYPGEKKAQALSTLRALITASKQRKQTQIAYLSAVEEPEEACVNMQDDFSLSPTDLTFPELPFDITSWGMEDLDWIKTPYILDDGRFVGPFAVQLHTPAVGHHFLGMAKALRQLPGLSDLNREIATIVVGARFDAAYELVAHKDLGQKYGLTENEYLDILNGKKPETLTEDGKAVFDVAYELASGSGPMAQETWENAVRLIGKDAATAVVHYVGFYSYVSIILRGFDVKVPEAPSVE
- a CDS encoding uncharacterized protein (ID:PFLUO_007988-T1.cds;~source:funannotate) — protein: MPSKVALISASSAGLGAIIVKALAKDYRVVVNYFSHPDKAEAVVRECMAALPETSSSTEPRFHTIQADVSKRSDVQKLVEETFQVMGRLDVVISNAGWTKIVNFYDLEQNIDEAD